Proteins encoded together in one Nostoc sp. PCC 7524 window:
- a CDS encoding vitamin K epoxide reductase family protein, whose product MIRRRSTPWIHKWSRLIIAAIAGLGALTTGYLTIEKLTGGSAACVAEAGTKGCNDVLSSPWATVLGQPLALFGLLAYTGMLVLALAPVVWKAGENSNHKQLENLTWWLLLVGAIAMSVFSGYLMYVLAVQIRSVCPYCIGSALFSLSMLVLTILGRSWEDIGQIVFTAIIVGMVTIIGTLGVYAGVNTSGNISGSTDGKPQQISFIPQENPNPEFGWKITTTSGEAEIALAQHLVKVGAKEYVAYWCPHCHEQKLLFGQEAYDILKENNVQVECAADSPKGKPELCQAAKITGFPTWIINGKSYSGVQNLAELAKITGYTGASNFKYFK is encoded by the coding sequence ATGATTCGCCGCCGTTCTACTCCTTGGATTCATAAGTGGTCGCGTTTAATCATCGCCGCGATCGCTGGACTTGGTGCCTTGACTACCGGTTATTTAACTATCGAAAAGTTAACAGGTGGTAGTGCTGCTTGTGTAGCAGAGGCTGGTACTAAGGGTTGTAATGATGTACTTTCTAGCCCTTGGGCAACGGTTTTAGGTCAACCACTGGCTTTATTTGGGTTGTTGGCCTACACAGGTATGCTGGTGCTAGCTTTAGCTCCTGTGGTCTGGAAAGCAGGAGAAAACAGTAACCACAAACAACTAGAAAACTTGACGTGGTGGCTGCTGTTGGTGGGAGCGATCGCTATGTCCGTCTTCAGTGGCTACTTAATGTATGTACTGGCAGTTCAAATCAGATCTGTGTGTCCTTATTGTATCGGCTCTGCTTTGTTCTCTTTAAGTATGTTGGTACTGACTATTCTTGGTCGCTCGTGGGAAGATATTGGACAAATCGTTTTTACTGCCATCATTGTAGGGATGGTCACGATCATTGGGACTTTAGGCGTTTATGCGGGTGTGAACACATCAGGTAACATAAGTGGTTCCACTGATGGCAAACCTCAACAAATTAGCTTCATACCCCAAGAAAATCCTAATCCTGAATTTGGTTGGAAAATCACTACTACTTCTGGTGAAGCGGAAATCGCCCTAGCACAACATTTAGTAAAAGTAGGTGCTAAGGAATACGTTGCTTATTGGTGTCCTCATTGCCATGAGCAAAAACTACTCTTTGGTCAAGAAGCCTACGATATCCTTAAGGAAAATAATGTCCAGGTAGAGTGTGCTGCTGATAGTCCCAAGGGTAAACCGGAATTGTGTCAAGCTGCAAAAATCACAGGCTTCCCCACCTGGATTATTAATGGTAAAAGCTATAGCGGTGTACAAAACTTAGCAGAATTAGCCAAGATTACAGGTTATACAGGCGCTAGCAACTTTAAATACTTCAAATAA
- the btpA gene encoding photosystem I biogenesis protein BtpA encodes MDLYQLFKTQTPIIGVVHLLPLPTSARWGGSLKAVIDRAEQEATALASGGVDGIMVENFFDAPFTKNQVDPAVVSAMTVVVQRIQNLVTLPVGINVLRNDGKSAMAIASCVRAQFIRVNVLTGVMATDQGLIEGEAHQLLRYRRELGADVKILADVLVKHARPLSSPNLTVAVKDTIERGLADAVILSGWATGSPPTQEDLELACGAAYGTPVFIGSGANWENIATLLQAANGVIVSSSLKRQGRIEQPIDPIRVSQFVEAARRSWNSKGDSKSTKQVKLHS; translated from the coding sequence GTGGACTTATATCAGCTGTTTAAAACTCAAACACCAATTATTGGGGTGGTTCACCTGCTGCCACTCCCTACTTCTGCACGTTGGGGAGGTAGCCTCAAAGCAGTCATTGACCGTGCGGAACAAGAAGCGACGGCTTTGGCTAGTGGCGGAGTGGACGGTATCATGGTGGAAAACTTTTTCGATGCGCCGTTTACAAAAAATCAGGTCGATCCCGCAGTTGTGAGTGCCATGACTGTGGTTGTGCAACGGATACAGAATTTGGTGACGTTACCTGTCGGCATTAATGTTTTAAGAAATGATGGCAAAAGTGCAATGGCGATCGCCAGTTGTGTCCGCGCCCAATTTATCCGTGTCAATGTATTGACAGGGGTAATGGCTACCGACCAAGGATTAATTGAGGGAGAAGCCCATCAATTACTCCGCTATCGACGAGAGTTAGGTGCTGATGTCAAAATTCTGGCTGATGTTTTAGTAAAACACGCTCGTCCCCTCAGTTCTCCCAATCTCACTGTTGCTGTTAAAGACACAATTGAGCGTGGCTTGGCAGATGCCGTAATTTTATCGGGTTGGGCTACTGGCTCTCCACCTACCCAAGAAGATTTAGAACTAGCTTGTGGTGCAGCCTATGGCACGCCAGTATTTATTGGTAGTGGGGCCAACTGGGAAAATATTGCTACACTGTTGCAGGCTGCTAATGGTGTGATTGTTTCCAGTTCCCTCAAACGCCAAGGTCGAATTGAGCAACCAATTGACCCAATTCGCGTCAGCCAATTTGTAGAAGCTGCCCGTCGGAGTTGGAACTCCAAAGGTGATAGCAAATCGACAAAACAAGTAAAGCTACATTCTTAA